A single window of Eucalyptus grandis isolate ANBG69807.140 chromosome 1, ASM1654582v1, whole genome shotgun sequence DNA harbors:
- the LOC104433674 gene encoding protein FAR1-RELATED SEQUENCE 2 isoform X2: MNMKRREDGIWIIYSVVKEHNHDIDPDDFYNSLWGRTKQVGALAYQKKGLQAFLNEEDTQVMLEHFMSMQQENPNFFYAIDLGPDKCLRNVFWVDAKGRHDYGSFCDVVYFDIFYVKEKYGIPFLPIVGVNHHAQYLLLGCALIGAEGKLSYSWVMQAWLNAMGHQAPKVIITDQDKQLKEAVADVFPDIRHCFCLWHIFRKIPLTLAHVLDKYDKFMDKFNKCVYLSWTEEQFEKRWQKLIHKFEVGEDEWVCSLYEDRKKWVPTYMQDAFLAGMSSADRTRSMTAFFDSYLYRGISFKDFLKQYKVYLQERYEREAASDAESRYKPPVLRSALTFEKQLSTIYTNAVFKQFQDEVLGVELCHLQRENGNELAAIFRVEEYRKSQNFVVSWKKVDSEILCSCKSFEYRGFLCRHAMLVLQTSGVSSIPCQYILKRWTKNAKIRETESEKSKELLASRMQRFNDLCKRAIKLGEQGSLSQEAYIIACQALEEVSRQYSRVNSRWSVSEPGLVAVHQNAEAPEENNRNVVKSLKRKKICKKRKVVHFEQGGAAIRTQDNFHDVEQASSRTEGQDNRWISQQGMQDMELNFRTASLDGHGDAHQSMQGVQQLDSTCPTRDGYNDNLQGGLVCALRACILSLTSNAHSSVILLAISSGL, encoded by the exons ATGAATATGAAGAGGAGGGAAGATGGCATATGGATTATATATAGTGTTGTCAAGGAGCATAACCATGACATTGACCCAGATGACTTCTATAATTCCCTCTGGGGAAGGACCAAGCAAGTTGGTGCTTTAGCCTATCAAAAGAAGGGTCTACAAGCTTTCCTAAATGAGGAAGACACACAAGTGATGCTTGAACATTTCATGAGCATGCAGCAGGAGAATCCCAATTTCTTCTATGCAATAGATTTGGGCCCTGACAAATGCTTGAGAAATGTCTTCTGGGTTGATGCTAAAGGTAGGCATGATTATGGCAGTTTCTGTGACGTGGTCTACTTTGATATCTTCTAtgttaaagaaaaatatggtaTTCCTTTTCTTCCTATTGTTGGAGTCAATCACCATGCTCAGTACTTACTGCTTGGATGTGCATTAATTGGGGCCGAAGGGAAATTGTCTTATAGTTGGGTAATGCAGGCGTGGCTCAATGCAATGGGTCATCAAGCTCCTAAAGTTATCATAACCGATCAAGACAAACAACTAAAAGAAGCTGTGGCAGATGTATTTCCAGATATACGCCATTGTTTTTGCTTGTGGCACATCTTCAGAAAAATTCCTCTAACTTTGGCACATGTTTTagataaatatgataaattcaTGGATAAGTTTAACAAATGTGTGTATCTGTCTTGGACGGAGGAACAGTTTGAAAAGAGATGGCAGAAACTGATTCATAAATTTGAAGTAGGGGAGGATGAATGGGTTTGCTCATTATATGAAGATCGTAAAAAGTGGGTCCCAACTTACATGCAGGATGCATTTTTAGCTGGAATGTCCTCAGCTGATCGAACTAGAAGCATGACTGCTTTTTTTGATAGTTACCTATATAGGGGAATttcttttaaggattttttgaAGCAATACAAAGTGTATTTGCAAGAAAGGTATGAAAGGGAGGCTGCATCGGATGCCGAATCACGGTACAAACCACCTGTATTAAGGTCTGCCTTAACATTTGAGAAGCAACTGTCAACAATTTATACAAATGCAGTTTTCAAGCAATTTCAGGACGAGGTTCTGGGAGTTGAGTTGTGTCATCTgcaaagagaaaatggaaatgAACTGGCTGCAATCTTTCGAGTTGAAGAATATaggaaaagtcaaaattttGTCGTCTCTTGGAAGAAAGTTGACTCAGAAATTTTATGTTCATGTAAATCATTTGAATACAGAGGTTTCCTTTGTAGACATGCAATGCTTGTTCTTCAAACATCTGGCGTTTCTAGCATCCCATGTCAATATATTTTAAAGCGCTGgacaaagaatgcaaagataaGGGAAACTGAatctgaaaaatcaaaagaattgcTTGCTTCCAGAATGCAGCGGTTTAATGATCTTTGTAAGAGAGCAATTAAACTGGGGGAACAGGGCTCTTTATCTCAGGAAGCTTACATTATTGCATGTCAGGCCTTAGAGGAAGTGTCGAGACAGTATTCAAGGGTTAATTCTAGGTGGAGTGTTTCAGAGCCTGGCTTAGTTGCTGTTCACCAAAATGCTGAAGCCCCAGAAGAGAATAACAGGAACGTAGTCAAGTCActtaagagaaagaaaatatgtaAGAAAAGAAAG GTGGTGCATTTTGAGCAAGGAGGTGCTGCTATCAGGACTCAAGATAACTTCCATGATGTG GAACAAGCAAGTTCAAGAACAGAAGGCCAGGATAACCGTTGGATTTCCCAACAGGGCATGCAAGACATG GAATTAAATTTCAGAACAGCAAGTCTAGATGGCCATGGTGATGCTCATCAAAGTATGCAAGGAGTG CAACAACTAGATTCAACATGTCCCACTCGCGATGGTTATAATGACAATTTACAGGGTGGCCTGGTTTGTGCATTACGTGCCTGCATTCTGTCCTTAACTTCTAATGCACATAGTTCTGTGATCCTTTTGGCCATATCTTCTGGTCTTTGA
- the LOC104433683 gene encoding LOW QUALITY PROTEIN: cytochrome P450 97B2, chloroplastic (The sequence of the model RefSeq protein was modified relative to this genomic sequence to represent the inferred CDS: inserted 1 base in 1 codon), with translation MATVPLLQHSLSVAVFNDGFKRSDFGLMGVSRSRRSSRSYAAGPRGPCIRCQSTSTDEPKTKRNLLDNASNLLTNLLSGGSLGSMPIAQGAVTDLFGKPLFFSLYDWFLEHGAVYKLAFGPKAFVVVSDPIVARHILRENAFSYDKGVLADILEPIMGKGLIPADLDTWKQRRRVIAPGFHSLYLEAMTEVFTKCSEKTIQKLEKLSEGTNEHGEGKIELDLEAEFSNLALDIIGLGVFNYDFGSVTKESPVIKAVYGTLFEAEHRSTFYIPYWKVPLASWIVPRQRKFQKDLKVINDCLDGLIKNAKETRQETDVEKLQQRDYLSLKDASLLRFLVDMRGVDVDDRQLRDDLMTMLIAGHETTAAVLTWAVFLLAQNPSKMRKAQVEIDSVLDQKRPTXESLKKLEYIRLIVVETLRLYPQPPLLIRRALKSDQLPGGYRGDKNGYAIPAGTDIFISVYNLHRSPYFWDRPSDFEPERFLTQRKSEGVEGWAGFDPSRSPGALYPNEIVSDFAFLPFGGGPRKCVGDQFALMESTVALAMLLQKFDVELKGSADSVELVTGATIHTKNGLWCNIRKRSDQPQI, from the exons ATGGCGACCGTCCCTCTCCTGCAGCACTCGCTCTCCGTCGCCGTCTTCAACGACGGCTTCAAAAGGAGCGATTTTGGGCTCATGGGTGTCTCCAGATCGCGTCGATCTTCTCGCTCCTACGCTGCTGGGCCGAGGGGACCTTGTATCCG ATGTCAGTCAACAAGTACAGAtgaaccaaaaacaaaaaggaatctTCTCGACAATGCTAGCAATCTTCTTACTAATCTGTTGAGTGGGGGAAGTCTGGGATCGATGCCAATAGCTCAAGGTGCAGTGACGGATTTATTTGGCAAGCCTCTCTTCTTCTCACTGTATGATTGGTTCTTAGAG CATGGAGCTGTCTATAAACTTGCTTTTGGACCGAAAGCATTTGTTGTTGTATCCGATCCTATAGTCGCAAGGCACATCCTTAGAGAGAATGCGTTTTCGTACGATAAG GGAGTTCTAGCTGATATCCTTGAGCCAATAATGGGAAAAGGACTTATACCTGCAGACCTTGACACttggaagcagaggagaagag TTATTGCTCCTGGGTTTCATTCGTTATACTTGGAAGCTATGACTGAAGTGTTCACAAAATGTTCGGAGAAGACCATCCAGAAACTTGAGAAGCTATCTGAAGGCACAAATGAACATGGAGAGGGGAAAATTGAGCTGGATCTTGAAGCAGAGTTTTCAAATTTGGCTCTTGATATTATAGGCCTTGGCGTCTTCAATTATGACTTTGGTTCAGTCACAAAAGAGTCACCCGTCATCAAG GCGGTTTATGGTACTCTTTTTGAAGCAGAGCATAGATCTACCTTTTACATCCCTTATTGGAAGGTCCCTTTAGCTTCTTGGATTGTGCCTAGGCAGCGGAAATTCCAGAAAGATCTCAAGGTTATCAATGACTGTCTTGATGGACTCATAAAAAATGCAAAGGAGACCAGACAG GAAACAGATGTTGAAAAGCTGCAGCAGAGGGATTACTTAAGTCTCAAA GATGCCAGTCTTCTACGTTTTCTAGTTGATATGCGCGGTGTGGATGTAGATGATCGCCAG TTGAGGGACGACCTTATGACTATGCTCATCGCTGGCCATGAAACAACAGCTGCTGTTCTTACCTGGGCTGTTTTCTTACTTGCTCAA AACCCATCAAAAATGAGAAAAGCACAAGTAGAAATTGATTCAGTGCTTGATCAAAAGAGGCCAA TTGAATCTCTAAAGAAGTTGGA gTACATTAGACTGATAGTTGTAGAGACACTTCGTTTGTATCCTCAACCACCTTTGCTTATTAGGCGTGCCCTTAAATCAGATCAGTTGCCAG GAGGTTATAGAGGTGACAAAAATGGTTATGCGATCCCTGCTGGCACAGATATCTTCATTTCT GTGTATAACCTTCATCGATCTCCATATTTTTGGGATCGCCCCAGTGACTTTGAACCGGAGAGGTTCCTGACACAGAGAAAGAGTGAGGGGGTTGAAGGGTGGGCCGGCTTCGATCCATCTCGGAGTCCTGGAGCGCTATATCCGAATGAG ATTGTCTCGGATTTTGCCTTCTTGCCATTTGGTGGGGGGCCTAGGAAGTGTGTCGGGGACCAATTTGCCCTAATGGAGTCGACGGTGGCATTGGCTATGCTGCTCCAGAAATTTGATGTGGAACTGAAAGGATCTGCCGACTCTGTGGAACTTGTTACAGGCGCAACAATCCACACGAAGAACGGATTGTGGTGTAATATAAGGAAGAGATCTGATCAGCCGCAAATCTGA
- the LOC104433674 gene encoding protein FAR1-RELATED SEQUENCE 2 isoform X1: MNMKRREDGIWIIYSVVKEHNHDIDPDDFYNSLWGRTKQVGALAYQKKGLQAFLNEEDTQVMLEHFMSMQQENPNFFYAIDLGPDKCLRNVFWVDAKGRHDYGSFCDVVYFDIFYVKEKYGIPFLPIVGVNHHAQYLLLGCALIGAEGKLSYSWVMQAWLNAMGHQAPKVIITDQDKQLKEAVADVFPDIRHCFCLWHIFRKIPLTLAHVLDKYDKFMDKFNKCVYLSWTEEQFEKRWQKLIHKFEVGEDEWVCSLYEDRKKWVPTYMQDAFLAGMSSADRTRSMTAFFDSYLYRGISFKDFLKQYKVYLQERYEREAASDAESRYKPPVLRSALTFEKQLSTIYTNAVFKQFQDEVLGVELCHLQRENGNELAAIFRVEEYRKSQNFVVSWKKVDSEILCSCKSFEYRGFLCRHAMLVLQTSGVSSIPCQYILKRWTKNAKIRETESEKSKELLASRMQRFNDLCKRAIKLGEQGSLSQEAYIIACQALEEVSRQYSRVNSRWSVSEPGLVAVHQNAEAPEENNRNVVKSLKRKKICKKRKVVHFEQGGAAIRTQDNFHDVEQASSRTEGQDNRWISQQGMQDMELNFRTASLDGHGDAHQSMQGVGRLHSVPSRVFHCGTPQSLQELGHVGFRAQEIPGCFPVHSDFQNTGQPVGSMHLQFQGIALKNWQDKKLHG, translated from the exons ATGAATATGAAGAGGAGGGAAGATGGCATATGGATTATATATAGTGTTGTCAAGGAGCATAACCATGACATTGACCCAGATGACTTCTATAATTCCCTCTGGGGAAGGACCAAGCAAGTTGGTGCTTTAGCCTATCAAAAGAAGGGTCTACAAGCTTTCCTAAATGAGGAAGACACACAAGTGATGCTTGAACATTTCATGAGCATGCAGCAGGAGAATCCCAATTTCTTCTATGCAATAGATTTGGGCCCTGACAAATGCTTGAGAAATGTCTTCTGGGTTGATGCTAAAGGTAGGCATGATTATGGCAGTTTCTGTGACGTGGTCTACTTTGATATCTTCTAtgttaaagaaaaatatggtaTTCCTTTTCTTCCTATTGTTGGAGTCAATCACCATGCTCAGTACTTACTGCTTGGATGTGCATTAATTGGGGCCGAAGGGAAATTGTCTTATAGTTGGGTAATGCAGGCGTGGCTCAATGCAATGGGTCATCAAGCTCCTAAAGTTATCATAACCGATCAAGACAAACAACTAAAAGAAGCTGTGGCAGATGTATTTCCAGATATACGCCATTGTTTTTGCTTGTGGCACATCTTCAGAAAAATTCCTCTAACTTTGGCACATGTTTTagataaatatgataaattcaTGGATAAGTTTAACAAATGTGTGTATCTGTCTTGGACGGAGGAACAGTTTGAAAAGAGATGGCAGAAACTGATTCATAAATTTGAAGTAGGGGAGGATGAATGGGTTTGCTCATTATATGAAGATCGTAAAAAGTGGGTCCCAACTTACATGCAGGATGCATTTTTAGCTGGAATGTCCTCAGCTGATCGAACTAGAAGCATGACTGCTTTTTTTGATAGTTACCTATATAGGGGAATttcttttaaggattttttgaAGCAATACAAAGTGTATTTGCAAGAAAGGTATGAAAGGGAGGCTGCATCGGATGCCGAATCACGGTACAAACCACCTGTATTAAGGTCTGCCTTAACATTTGAGAAGCAACTGTCAACAATTTATACAAATGCAGTTTTCAAGCAATTTCAGGACGAGGTTCTGGGAGTTGAGTTGTGTCATCTgcaaagagaaaatggaaatgAACTGGCTGCAATCTTTCGAGTTGAAGAATATaggaaaagtcaaaattttGTCGTCTCTTGGAAGAAAGTTGACTCAGAAATTTTATGTTCATGTAAATCATTTGAATACAGAGGTTTCCTTTGTAGACATGCAATGCTTGTTCTTCAAACATCTGGCGTTTCTAGCATCCCATGTCAATATATTTTAAAGCGCTGgacaaagaatgcaaagataaGGGAAACTGAatctgaaaaatcaaaagaattgcTTGCTTCCAGAATGCAGCGGTTTAATGATCTTTGTAAGAGAGCAATTAAACTGGGGGAACAGGGCTCTTTATCTCAGGAAGCTTACATTATTGCATGTCAGGCCTTAGAGGAAGTGTCGAGACAGTATTCAAGGGTTAATTCTAGGTGGAGTGTTTCAGAGCCTGGCTTAGTTGCTGTTCACCAAAATGCTGAAGCCCCAGAAGAGAATAACAGGAACGTAGTCAAGTCActtaagagaaagaaaatatgtaAGAAAAGAAAG GTGGTGCATTTTGAGCAAGGAGGTGCTGCTATCAGGACTCAAGATAACTTCCATGATGTG GAACAAGCAAGTTCAAGAACAGAAGGCCAGGATAACCGTTGGATTTCCCAACAGGGCATGCAAGACATG GAATTAAATTTCAGAACAGCAAGTCTAGATGGCCATGGTGATGCTCATCAAAGTATGCAAGGAGTG GGACGTCTACATTCAGTGCCGTCACGAGTTTTCCACTGTGGGACCCCACAAAGTTTGCAGGAACTG GGACATGTTGGTTTTAGAGCACAAGAGATTCCTGGGTGTTTCCCCGTCCATAGTGATTTCCAAAACACT GGACAGCCTGTTGGTTCGATGCATTTGCAGTTTCAAGGCATTGCATTGAAGAACTGGCAGGATAAGAAATTGCACGGTTGA